The Candidatus Phaeomarinobacter ectocarpi genome includes a region encoding these proteins:
- a CDS encoding SRPBCC family protein — MSKNTGAQVDMASADREDLDEILKIDMHRDLDAPRARVFEALTVPEQVAQWWGPAVNMVDGAEVDAKVGGRYIVHMSGENGEDFSMRGKIIELSPPEKLVIEFTRTFDDGSSRSTVLTLTLTEQGEGTRLHLLHTGFANLELRDGFNGGWAHSLQHLADLLAA, encoded by the coding sequence ATGTCTAAAAATACCGGCGCACAAGTTGATATGGCATCTGCCGACCGCGAAGACCTCGACGAAATCCTCAAGATCGACATGCATCGCGACCTTGATGCGCCGCGCGCACGCGTCTTTGAAGCGCTGACGGTCCCTGAGCAGGTGGCCCAGTGGTGGGGCCCTGCGGTCAACATGGTGGACGGTGCGGAAGTCGATGCAAAAGTCGGTGGCCGCTACATCGTCCATATGTCGGGCGAAAACGGCGAAGACTTTTCCATGCGCGGCAAGATCATCGAGCTGTCGCCGCCTGAAAAACTGGTCATTGAGTTCACCCGCACCTTCGATGACGGCTCAAGCCGCTCCACGGTGCTGACACTGACTTTGACGGAACAGGGCGAGGGCACGCGCCTTCACCTGTTGCACACGGGCTTTGCCAATCTGGAGCTGCGCGACGGCTTCAATGGCGGCTGGGCCCACAGCCTGCAGCATCTGGCAGACCTGCTGGCTGCCTGA
- a CDS encoding ArsR/SmtB family transcription factor, translating into MTPPAFPSDPSGPDHLSAAFQALADPTRRAILERLADGPAPAGELGDGFDISGPAISRHLKVLEDAGMIRREKKAQQRICHLDPAALKRASDWVDRYRQFWDEKLDALEAFLKSSPSKGTPPRPGGKRPKTTKK; encoded by the coding sequence ATGACCCCGCCTGCCTTCCCTTCCGACCCGTCGGGTCCTGATCATCTTTCTGCTGCCTTCCAGGCGCTGGCAGACCCGACGCGCCGGGCGATCCTCGAGCGTCTGGCGGACGGACCTGCGCCCGCCGGTGAGTTGGGTGACGGGTTTGATATTTCCGGCCCGGCCATCTCGCGGCACCTCAAGGTGCTGGAAGATGCTGGCATGATCCGGCGTGAGAAGAAGGCGCAGCAGCGCATCTGTCATCTGGACCCGGCGGCGCTCAAGCGGGCCTCGGACTGGGTCGACCGGTACCGGCAGTTCTGGGACGAGAAGCTGGATGCGCTGGAAGCCTTTCTCAAGTCATCGCCTTCGAAAGGGACGCCCCCGCGGCCCGGTGGCAAGCGTCCCAAGACCACAAAGAAATAG
- a CDS encoding methyltransferase domain-containing protein, which yields MSDMIDFDERAAKAIEEMYLTPDVVGQRTHVMAAMALRPGMDALDIGVGPGLLLHDMGKAVTKDGSVTGIDMSRPMVEMSARRCADMPWVAVEHGEAEQIPMANESVDVVVSTQVYEYVSDMGAALHEAKRVLKPGGRIVILDTDWDSIVWNSSNRERMDRILKVWDAHLVDPHLPRKLPHLLHQAGLKVTRRELIPMFNPDWNPHSYSVGIMKGIQGFVSGRDGVSEDEAQAWADDLRAMGANGQYFFSLNRYLFVAVKT from the coding sequence ATGTCCGACATGATCGATTTTGATGAGCGCGCGGCGAAAGCCATTGAAGAGATGTATCTGACGCCGGATGTTGTGGGGCAGCGGACCCATGTGATGGCGGCCATGGCTTTGCGACCGGGCATGGACGCGCTCGACATTGGTGTCGGCCCTGGCCTTCTCCTGCATGACATGGGCAAGGCTGTGACCAAGGACGGCAGCGTCACCGGCATCGACATGTCGCGGCCCATGGTGGAAATGTCCGCCAGGCGCTGCGCGGACATGCCGTGGGTAGCCGTGGAGCATGGGGAGGCTGAACAAATCCCCATGGCCAATGAGAGCGTCGACGTGGTCGTGTCGACGCAGGTCTATGAATACGTCTCCGACATGGGGGCGGCATTGCATGAGGCGAAGCGGGTGCTCAAGCCCGGTGGCCGCATTGTCATTCTGGATACGGACTGGGATTCGATCGTCTGGAATTCCTCCAACCGGGAGCGGATGGACAGGATACTCAAGGTGTGGGACGCGCATCTGGTGGACCCGCATCTGCCGCGCAAGCTGCCGCATCTTCTCCATCAGGCCGGCCTGAAGGTCACCCGTCGCGAGTTGATCCCCATGTTCAATCCGGACTGGAACCCGCACAGCTATTCTGTGGGCATCATGAAGGGCATTCAGGGGTTCGTGTCCGGGCGCGATGGCGTCAGTGAAGACGAGGCACAGGCCTGGGCCGATGACCTCAGGGCGATGGGTGCCAACGGGCAGTATTTCTTTTCGCTCAATCGCTATCTTTTTGTGGCGGTTAAAACCTGA